CGCACATCGACGTAGGGCGCGTGCGGCAGCCCTGGCGCCTGGCGGGCCAGTACGAGGACGAGGACACGGGGCTCCACTACAATCTGGGGAGATACTACAGCCCATTGCTCAAGAGCTATCTGTCCCGCGATCCCGCGTGGTTCAAGGAGGGAGCAACCGGGTACAGTTACTGCGCCAACGACCCATGGAACCATATCGACCCCCACGCCCAGTGGGCTTGGATCGCCGCAGGAGCCATCATTGGGGCTGTCGTTGGGGGGGTGGTGGCGGCCCTCGAGGGCAAAAGCCCCATGCAGATCGCCGCCGCGGCCCTCGAGGGCGCCGTGACGGGGGCTGCCTTCGCGGTCAACCCCTTCCTGGGTGCCGCGGTCTTCGCGGCGGCCGACATCCTCCACCAGGGGCTGGAGAACGGTTGGTCGAATATTTGTATATCCTGTGCGCTACTCAAGGCGGCCATCGTGCTGGCGGGCGGTTGGGTATTAGGCCATGCGATGGGCTTCGTCGCGAGGCGCATCGTCCGGGCCGTCAACGGCGCCAAGTTGGCGGCGGCCGTGGGGAAGTGGATACCTCGGTGGGCATTGCGTCCCTGGAAACTCCCGCCCAGCGTCCGGGGCTTCTTCATCGAGGGCCACCTTCAAGGCAACCTGCCCTATGGGTTCAAGGTTTTTGACAAGTTCAACAGAGCAGCAGGAGTTGCCACCAGCATCAAATCATGTAACCTGTTCGCCAAGACCTACCAAAAGCCCGGCAACCTGGATAGACTACTCAAGGGATATATCAATAAAATGAGGAACTTCGCAGGCGACAGCAAAGGTGGAGTGACCATCCTCCCAGGAGACGTCACGACCCGGGTCCTCCAGGTCGCCGTACCAAAAGGTGCCGCCACCCCGGCGCAGCAGCAAGTGCTCAACAACGCGATTCAGCACGCCCAGAGTCAGAGTCGACCAGGGCTCAGAATCATCATGGAGATCATCGAGATTCCCTGACCATGCCAGCCAGAGCCACTATCTACATCTGTGACGGGATGTTCTACGTCCCCACCATCGGCGCCGCGGAAGTGGGATGGGTCGACATCGAGCCCATTCTCAAGGCCGAGGCCGAGGGCCTCGCCGAGGCCCTCCGCTCGTCATTGGCACGAGGAAACCCCGAAGCTCCGTCGCCTGGACGGGATCCAGACAAGGCACTCATCGTCAAGGCGACGGGCTCCAAGAAGTGGAGGGACTTCGAGAAGCGGGCGCTCAGCGTCACCATTCTATGTCACCCCGACCACTACGAGATCATTCCGATGATCAAGAACAAGCTGAAACGGTGGTCTTTCAATCATGAGCAGACGGCTCGCATTCCCATTGATGCTGGCCTGGAGGGGGTTGCGCAGTGGGCCGCCAGCTATTTGAAGAGCCATAATGAGCCCTGACCATCTGCGTGGTCGTCGAGCACTCGTGAGACGGGAGGCGCTCCGCCCCAGGGTATGGCCAGCCCAGCGCGTGCTCGCCCGCGGGCACCATCATCCAAGCAAACCCGCCGCGAGGCCGCAATCCGTGTCCTGACGGATTCGCGGCCCCGTGCTGGGTTGCTACCCGTACGCTTCTCCTTCCACCCAGAGGTGTACGGTGTCCTCACTGAACGCCGACCAGCAACGACGGGTCGACCATCAACTGCGACTGCTCGCCACCGTGCGCGCCCAGCATCCGGGCGGAGCACCCCCGTACTTCGCCCACATGCGGCTGGAGACCGGCCCGCGCGAGGTGGATGTGCTGCTCGCCTCCAGCACCCACGTCGGCCCGTCCCTCTCCCTCATCGACTGGCGGACAGCCCCCCCTCGCGGAGGTCTTCTTCGCCTACGAGGAGGGCGAGGAGTACGACGTCGAGGTGGGCGAGCGGGTGGTGTCGGGCAGGCTGCTCGAGAAGAACCTGCTCGGCTTCGAGGCGGGGGCGCTCGTGTGGATCGACACGGGCGAGGAGACCACGCCTGGAGTGCACCGGGGCGGACTGGCGCCAGAACGAGGACGTGCCCCGGCCCCACCTGCCCCCCCGCCCCGCCGAGGTCCGCCAACCCTTCCGCTCGCCCCTGGAGGTGCGGCTCGACCCCGCCCAGCAGCGCGTCGTGGACCTGCCCCGGGACCGGAGCGTGCTCCTGCTCGGGGAGGCGGGTTTCGGAAAGACGACGGTGGCGCTGCACCGGCTGGTCGAGCTCCAGCGGGAGGCGGGCCCTGGGTTCCGAGGCGCGGTGCGCGTCCCCACGGAGGGGTTGAGCCGGCTCACCCGGCTGATGCTCGAGCGCCGGGGCGTCGAGGGAATCGACGTGTGGACGTACGCACAGTGGGCCGCGTCCGTGGCCCGGCGCGTCTTCAAGGATCTGCCCCGGCGCGAGAGCGTGGATGCGACGTCCGGAGGGATTCGCCTCAAGCGCCATCCCGCGCTGCGCGGCATCCTGGAGGAGTTCATCCAGCGGCATCCCAGCCCCGTACGGGACGAGGATCGGCCCACCAGTTCCTGCGCCCGCGCCTCGCGCGTGGACCTGGAGCACTTGTTTGGAGACCGCTCCTGGATGGAACGAGTCCTCTCCGCCATGGCGGGCGCCCTCCCCCTCACGGTGGCCGCCGAGGTGACGGAGCACACGCGCATTCAATTCCTGGATCCCACGGAGATCGAATACGCCCACGTGGATCGCGAGAACCTCGTCACCGTCGATGGCCAACGCATCGACGCAGGCACGCCGATGGAGGACGCGGACAGCGTCGACACCGAGGACTACGCGGTTCTCTTCGAGTTGGAGCGGCTCAGGACCCGGGCCGATGGAGCGAAGCCTGGCGCCCTCGCGGCGTATGACTGCATGGTGGTCGACGAAGCCCAGGAATTCGCGCATCTGGAGCTCGCGCTCCTGCGCCGCGGGCTGCGGCCCGGAGGCACCTTCATCGTCTCCGGAGACGCGGCACAGCAGGTGGACCCCACCTCGTTCTTCGGCGGATGGGACGCGGTGTTGGAGGAACTCGCGGTGCCCACGGCCGAGCGCGCCGTGCTGGAGGTGAGCTACCGCTGCCCGGACGATGTCACGGCACTCGCCCGTTGCCTCATCGACCCGGAGCGCGTGGCCCTTCGCGCGCCTCCCTCCATCACCCACTGCCGGCGGGACAACCTGTTCCATCTGGCGGTCTGGCTCACGCGGGAGTCGCGCGCCCTGCTGACGGAGGATCCCTCGGCGAGTCTGGCGATCATCTGCCGCTCTCCCGAGGCGGCGAGGACCTTCGCGCATGCCCTCCAGCACGGGCCTCCCGCGAGGCTCGCGCTCGCGGGGCAGTTCGAGTTCCGGCCCGGGGTCACCGTGACGTGCGTCCAGGAGCTCAAGGGCCTCGAGTTCGACTGCGTGCTCATCCCAGACACCACGGCGAGCACCTACCCGGACACGCCCGAGTCCCGCCGTGCGCTGTACGTCGCCGTCACCCGCGCGACCCATCGGCTGGGGCTCGGGAGTGCCGGAGCCTGGAGCCCGTTGCTCACGAGCGCTCCCCGGTAGCGTGTTGGAACACCGGGCCGCCATGAAGTGTGCGGCGTCGAGCAGGAACGGGGCGACACCGCCACCCGACTCAACGCGCGGTGATAGCCTCGAGTACATGCTCCCGCTCATTGAGGAAGCTCGCCAGAAGCAGGCTGACAGCTCAACTGGGGCGTCGGTCCGGGAGTCCTCCGATGCGCCTGAGCCGCCCGACTGTAAGGGCCAGCAGCATCACGTCATCTCCAAGCCCATCGCCAAGGAGTTGGAACTCCACCCTACACTCACGGGCGTTTATGAACACCGAGACTCACGCTTCGTCACCAAGGCCGTCGACGAAGCAGCGCATTGCGGCTACCAGGATTCATCGGAAAATCGATGCAGAGGTCATCCACTGGCTGCGCACGCACAAATCCGCGACCGCAAAGGAGTTCGAAACCTTCCTGCGCTCCGTCTACAAACGTCCCGACATGAGAGCGAGGTTTCCCCGTGGGATCTGAAGGCCACTCCGCACCTCGCTTCTTCGTCCTCGGTCATGCCATCGGCTCCAACCACGACACCTCTTTCGAAAGGATTGGAGGAACCATTGGCGAGGCACCACGGTGTCCCGACTGCTGCGCTTTTACCGGCATGCGAACGTGGTTGCCCCCACTGCGCGGTGAATTGAAGTTGAACGGCAAGGAGTTCGGGGACCTCGTGGGAGGGCCTGGTGGCGGATACCTCGTCACCGGCCGCTTCATGGAAACCTTCCGCTCGGAAGGGCTGACCGGACTGTCTGGCTTCCAGCCCGTAGAACTCGTCCGCGTGCGCGGTCGGAGGCGCACCACGGAATCAGCCTCCTCTCCCCGCTACTTCTACACCACGCCCGTCTTCGGCGGCGCGGCGGTGGATGAGGCCAGGAGCCGCATTCGGCGCGCCTCCCCATCACCTGTGATTCCTGCCGGGAGACGAATGTGGACACCATCCACGGCTTCACCCTGGAGAAGGAGACCTGGCGCGGCGAGGATGTGTTCTACGCCCGCGGCCTGCCCGGCAGTGCCGTGGTTTCCGAGCGCTTCGTCCACTTCGTGGAGCGGCACCAGTTGACGAACATGCTGCTGACCCCCACTGAGGAGTACACCTGGGATCCCCTGAAGCTGGGACCGCCACCGCCCACGCGGTAAGTGAACCCCTCTGGACGCGGTCTTCACCTCGCGGCCCGGATTGCCTTGTCCGTGGCCTCGAGGTCGAACGCCTCCGGGTCATAGGAACCCCCCACCCACTCGAGCAGCTCTTCGCGCCCTTCGTGCCCGGGGTTGCGGAGAGCCTCGAGCAGGTTGTCGTAGCCGGGCACGCCACCACAGTCTTCCGGCGGAGCCGCACGGGCGCCCGCGGTGCACGCCGGATATCGCATTCGGGCCTGGGCTGGCTGCACCTTCTTGACGCGGATGCGGTGCACCCAGTTGTCCCCCATATCATAGACGTACGAGAAGGAAGCACGCGCCGCCGGAGCGAGGTCCGAGAGAAGGTACTTGCGCTCGTCGAGGATGGGCCGAAAGAAGCCCAATTCATCGCCAGGTAATCGGGGCCCGTAGATCTTCGAGCGCGTCTCGAACTGATGCAGGTGGCTGTTCGTCCATCCGAAGGCTTCTTGAAGGATGGCGTGCAGCTTCAAGAGTGAAGTGCCTGCCTGGACATGAAGCTCCCGCCAGATGGGGGGCTGTATCCCCTCCAATTGAGCGTGCAGGACGTAGATGGAACCCGGCGGCGTGCTTTTCCTGGATGAAGGCATGATGGCGGCGCAACCTAACTCAGGCGGTCATGCCGTCCACACCACTTCCGAGGTCATCCCGCGCATCGGCTCACTTCGCAACAAAAGCTCCGCGCTGAAGCGCGTTCCCCGACACACGCTCCCCCCTGAGGGTCCCGTTCCCGGACTGGACCCGGGACCCCTGCGTGCCACGAACGAGGAGGATTGGCTGGAAGAGCAGGTGCACCAGGAGCGGGGGGCGGCGACACCGAAGGCCGCGACCGGTTCCGGGCCCGCTCAGGACTTCAGCTTGTACCCCGTCTTGAAGATCCACCCCACGCCGCCGAGGCACAGGGAGAGGAACACCAGGGTCATGCCGAGGCTGACCTCGACGTTGACGTCGGAGGAGCCGTAGAAGCTCCAGCGGAAGCCGCTGATCAGATACACCACCGGGTTGAACAGGGTGATCTTCTGCCAGAGGGGCGGCAGCATGTGGATGGAATAGAAGGCGCCACCGAGGAAGGTCAGCGGGGTGACGACGAGCAGCGGGATGATCTGCAGCTTCTCGAAACCGTCCGCCCAGACGCCAATGATGAAGCCAAACATGCTGAAGGTGACCGCGGTGAGCACCAGGAAGCCCACCATCCAGAACGGATGCGCGATCTCATAGGGCACGAAGATCCGGGCCGTCGCCAGGATCAGCACGCCCAGCATGATCGATTTGGTGGCCGCCGCCCCCACGTAGCCGATCACCACCTCGACGAAGGACACCGGCGCGGACAGCAGCTCGAAGATCGTGCCCGACCACTTCGGCATGTAGATGCCGAACGAGGCATTGGAAATGCTCTCGCTCAACAACGACAGCATGAGCAGGCCCGGAATGATGAAGGCCCCGTAGCTGACCCCGTCGATCTGACCCATGCGCGAGCCGATCGCCGAGCCGAACACCACGAAGTACAGCGAGGTGGACAGCACCGGCGAGGCGATGCTCTGCATCAGCGTGCGGAAGGTGCGGGCCATCTCGAACTGGTAGATGGCGCGGATCGCATACACGTTCATGACCGGGCCCTCACGAGGCTGACGAAGATGTCCTCCAGCGAGCTCTCGCTGGAATGCAGATCCTTGAAGTCGATGCCGTGCTCGCCCAGCCGCCGCAACAGCGTCGCGATGCCGGTCTCCTCCTCCTTCTGGGTGTCGAAGGTATAGACCAGCGTGCTCCCATCCGCAGACAGCTCGAGCGCCAGCCCGGCCAGCGCCTCGGGGATGCGCTCCAGCGGGCTCCTCAGCCGCAGGGTCAGCTGCTTCGTGCCGAGCTTGCGCATCAGCACCGCCTTGTCCTCCACCAGGATGAGCTCGCCCTTGTGGATCACCCCGATGCGGTCGGCCATCTTCTCCGCTTCCTCGATGTAGTGCGTGGTCAGGATGATCGTCACCCCGCGCTCACGCAGGCCCCGCACCATCTCCCACATGTCGTGGCGCAGCTCGACATCGACGCCCGCGGTGGGTTCGTCGAGGAAGAGGATCCGCGGCTCGTGCGACAGCGCCTTGGCGATCAGCACCCGGCGCTTCATGCCGCCGGACAGCGTCATGATGCGCGAGTCCTTCTTGTCCCACAGCGACAGGTCGCGCAGCACCTTCTCGACATAGGCCGGGTTGGGAGGCTTGCCGAACAGGCCGCGGCTGAAGTTCACCGTGGCCCAGACGCTCTCGAACGCGTCGGTGGACAGCTCCTGCGGCACCAGCCCGATCTTCGCCCGGGCCGCGCGGAAGTCCGACACGATGTCATGCCCGTCGGCCAGCACCGTACCTCCGCTCGGGTTGACGATCCCGCAGATGACGCTGATCAACGTGGTCTTGCCCGCCCCGTTGGGCCCGAGCAGGGCGAAGATCTCCCCACTCTGGATGTCCAGATTGATGGACTTGAGCGCCTGGAAGCCCGAGGCGTACGTCTTGCTGAGGTTCTTGACGGAAATCACCGGCTGCACGAGACACCCCTCCTGCCCACGAACCTCCCACCCTAGAGCACCCGCCTGGTGGAGGCCAGAGACCGTCCTCCCTCGAACTACGAAGGGCTTCGTTGACATCTACGAAGATGTTCGTATAAACAGGGCATGGGAGGACGAGCGATGAGTGAACCCAAGCTGCCCCGCCCGACGGACGCGGAGCTGGCCATTCTGCAGGTGATGTGGGAGCGCGGCCCGAGCACGGTGCGCGAGGTGCACGAGGCGTTGAACAAGGGCGACGCCAGCACGGGCTACACGACGGTGCTCAAGCTGATGCAGATCATGACGGAGAAGGGGCTCGTCGAGCGGGACGAGTCCCAGCGCGCGCACGTGTACCGCACGCGGGCCTCGCAACAGAAGACGCAGCGCCAGCTGGTGACGGACCTGCTCAATCGCGCGTTTGGCGGCTCGCCCGCGCGGCTGGCCATGCAAGCCCTGTCGACGAAGAAGGCCTCGGCCGAGGAGCTCGCCGAGCTGCGGCAATTGCTGGACACCCTGGAGGAGGAGGAGAAGCCATGAGCACGCTCGTATGGCAGTCCCTGGGCTGGGCGTTGTTGCACCTGTTGTGGCAGGGAACCCTGGTGGCCGTGGCCCTGGCCGTGGCGCTCCAGGTGGTGGATCGCCGCGCGGCCTCGCTGCGCTACCTGCTGGCCTGTGGCGCGCTGGCCCTCATGCTCGTACTGCCCGTACTCACCGGCTGGCATCACGTCCTCACCCATCCGCGCACCGGCTCCGCACCGGAAGCCGCCGCCCTGGCGAGTCCCTCCGAGCCACGTCCCCTTCCCTCGCCCGCTCCCGCCGCGTCGGGTCCCGAGGCGGCAGGTGACACCGGATTCGCGTTCATGGTGGAGCGCGCCCGGTCGGGGGTGAGCGGGAACCTGCACGCGCTGGTGCTGGCCTGGGGGTTGGGAGTGGTGCTGTCCTCGCTCCGGCTGCTGTCCGGGTGGCTGAGGCTGCGCCAGCTGGTGCGCGAGGCCGAGCCCGCCCCCGTCGAGTGGCAGGAGTCCCTGGAGCGGCTGGCGCGACACCTGGGCATGACGCGGCCGATGCGGCTGCTGTGCTCGGCGGAGATCGACGTGCCCGCGACCCTGGGATGGTTGCGGCCGGTGGTGCTGCTGCCCGTGACGGTGCTCACGGGGCTGTCGGCACGCCAGCTCGAGATGGTGCTGGCACACGAGCTGGCCCACATCCGCCGCCATGACTTCGCGGTGAACCTGGTGCAGACGTTGGTGGAGACGCTCCTCTTCTACCACCCGGCGGTGTGGTGGATGTCGCGCGTCATCCGCGCCGAGCGCGAGAACTGCTGCGATGACATCGCCGTGGGCACCAGCGGCAACGCGGTCTCGTATGCCCGGGCCCTCACGGCGCTGGAGTCCCTGCGCGAGCTGCCCGTGTCGGGTCCGGCGATGTCCGCCCTGGGCGGCTCGCTCACGGCGCGCGTGCGTCGTCTGGTGGGCAGGCCCGCCACGCGGTGCGCGTCGCGGTGGGAGGCGGGCGCCCTGCTGCTCACCCTGATGAGCGGACTGGCCGTGGCGGCCCCCCTGGTGGCCCTCGCCCTGCCCGCCGCTCCCCCCCTCCAGACCCGAGCGAGTCCCCCGCTGAAGGTCGCGCTCGCCGTCGCCCCGGCGCCCGCCCCCGCTCCGGCGCAGCCGCTCGCCCCGGGCTCCGTGCCCATTCCCGTTCCCCAGCCGAGCGCACCCGCCGAGAGCGCCGGGAAGCCCGCCCCGAAGGCCCAGGCGAAGGAGCCCCTGCGTCTGGGATTGAAGGAGCCGCTCACGGTGGACCAGCTCGTCGAGCTCAAGACGGCCGGGGTCTCCATGGAGCAGAAGCGGCAATGGGAAGCGCTCGGCTACGCGCCCACCGTGGAGGAGCTGGTGCAGCTCGGCCACGCCAACGCGACGCCCGAGTACATGAAGGAGATGACGGACGCGCTCGGGAACAAGCCCACACTCGGGGAGCTGGCCCAGATGCGGTTCCTGGGCGTGAGCGCGCGAAAGGTGAAGGCGCTCGCGGCGGCCGGCCATCGAGCGCTGTCCGTGGACCAGGTGAAGCAGGCGGCGGCGCTCGGCATGGACGAGGACTTCCTCCAGGAAATGCGCGAGGCGGGCCAGGGCTCACTCACCTTCGATCAGCTCATCCAGTTCCGGGCCCTCGGCGTGAAGGGGAAGTACATGCAAGCGCTCAAGGAGCTGGGTTACGACAAGCTCTCCGCGGACGAGCTGGTGCAATTCAAGGCACTCGACGTCTCCCCCGGGTACCTCCGCGGACTGCGGGAGGCGGGATTGGACAAGCTCGACCCGGAGGCCGTGGTGAAGCTGCGCGCCCTCGGCGTGGACGCGAGCGACCTGCGCAAGCTGCGTGACGAGGGATTGGACAAGCTCTCCGTGGACGAGTTGATCCGCCTGCGCTCCTCGGGCGTGGACGCCGACTTCATCCGCGAGCTGCGCAAGGAGCCGTGACAGGTCAGGAGGCCTCGGCGGCTCCGGGGACCCGCGTTTCCAGGGTGGAAGCCGGCGCCTCCCCGCGCAGCAGCCCCATCGCCACGACGCCGTGCAGGCACAGCGCGAGCGACAGCGGCCAGGAGTCCAGCCAGGCCGGTGGCGCCTCCAGCCGGGAGAGCAGGACGCTGGGCCGAAGCCCACGAATCATATCCTGGCGGGTCCGTACCGGAACCGGGTATTCGTGCCGGAGAACGGAAGCCAGCGCCCGCCCTCCTGGAGACCCATGAAGCAGCCAAGCCCCGCGATGAAGATCTGGACCCTCGCACTGAGCGTGTGCGACCTGGTGCTGGGCGCCGGGTGCTCCCACACACAACAGCCAGACCACCGCATCTACGTCGTCTCCGAGGATGCGCGTGGAGTCGGTATCGCTCCTGGCACCGGGGGTGCTGGTGACCGCGACTGCCAAGGCGGAGCACGAGCAGTGTTTCAGGAATTGTTGGCAGAAGAGCCGCCCGGCATACCCCCACAAACACGATGAATGGCATTACAAGCGCTGCACGGCGGACTGCGGAAAGGCATACAACGACTGCATGGATGAACAAGAAGAGGAGGCGAAGAAAGGAACAAAGACGCTGGAATTCTCGCACCTCGACCAAGCACTCGAATGGATCAAGAAAAACAAAACCGAGGTGGCGATTGGAACCGTCGTCATCATCGGTGGTGTTGGCTTTTTCATCTCAACGGGCGGTTCTGGCGCGTTGATCCTGGCGCCGCTCGCCCTCTAGCCGCATGCGGTCATGAACTACAATTCAAACTTCGACATGGACCGCATCCTGGAAACCCTGGGAACGGTGAACGAAAAATATCCAGAGGGCTCGCCGCAAGACGAAGCGCTCCGGATCGCCGCGGTCGCGCTGCTTTATGTGCGTGACATCCAAAAACTGGACGAGTACCGAGAATACTTTCGCAAGTTCTACATCCCCGCCATCGAGTCAGTCATCGTCTCCCAAACGTTCGAGACGAGAGACGCGGCGGATGCGTGGCTCGCCAATGGAACGGCCAGCGAAGGAGAACTCGTCCAAATTGCTGGCCAGGGTTTCCGCGTCATCACCGAACGCAAGGGCAAGGGGCTGATGTTCCTCCGCACGCCCCTGCCGGAAGAAATGGAGTGACATGACCTGCGCGAGCCCTCCGTCCAGGCGAGCGAGCGCAAGTGGTGGGGGCGGGACTGCTCGCGCTGGCGGCGGGCTCGCGAATCGAGGAGCGGCACTTGAGCCTGCCCTCCGAGCCCCCCGCCGCGGGGTGAGCCGCTCAGCGCGAGGGAGCGCGCCGCCGGTACTCCGTCTCGACGGCCTTGGTCTCCGGGCCCTGGCCCTCGGGCGGAATGTTGTAGTGGGTGATGAGCAGCCGATCCGGCTCGGGCTGATGGATCTCCGTCCGCCAGCCCCAGGGCGGACCGGAGGGCGCCGCGTAGCTGCCCTGGACGGCGTAGCCCTGGCCGCCCCGGCTTCCCGTGGAGAACATGATGCTGGTGCCGCTGTGGAAGCTGTCGACCCAGGCCATTTCGTAGCGCTCGGGATCGAGGTGATAGCCATAGATGGCCATCCCGGCGAGCGGCTTGCCCTTGAAGGCGCCCTCGTACTCATGCACCACGAAGCGCCCGCCGAGCACGGGACGGATCGTCCCGCGCCAGACGGACTCGTCTTCGAGCGTGTCGGGCTCGAACCACGTCCGCGTCACGCCCTCCCACTCGCCCACGAGCTTCGACAACTGGTGATGGAGACCACCCTCCGCCTGGGACTGCTCCAACGACTGTTTGGTCATGGGCGGCGAGCTTACAACTGGCAGGTGCCTTCCACGCACCGCTCGCCGGAGGGGCAATCACAATTCACGGAGCACTCCGCCCCGCTGCCCGGGGAGTCCGAGGGCTGGCAGTAGCCCACCTTGCACACGGAGCCCGTGGCGCACGCGGTGGTGGAGGTGCAGGGCACGCGGCAGGAGCCGTCCACGCAGTCCGAACCCGAGGCGCACTGCGAGGCGCTGGTGCACGAGGGCTCCGCGCGCGGACGGCACAGCCCGGCCGAGCACTGCTGCGCGGCACCGCAGTCGGAGTCCACCGAGCAGCCCCGCACGCACGCGTTGTTGATGCAGTAGTTGCCCGAGGGGCAGTCCGCGTTGCGCACGCACACGGCCGAGCCCGCGTCGATCGGCGTGCCCGTGCCGCCGTCCGTGGGCGGACGCGGGCAGCCCGAGCCGCCATCCACCGGGGGCAGCCCGCCATCCGTGGGCCGCGTGCCGCCATCCGTGGGCCGCGTGCCCGCGTCGGGACGCGACGTCACCTGGCAGTAGTACCCGTCGCAGTAGCCGCCGTTGGGGCAGTCCGCGTTGCGCGAACACGACTGGTTGCACACCCCGTTGACGCAGGTGTCCCCGCGCGTGCAGTCCCCCGCCGAGCGGCAGGTCTCCGCCTGCGCGCCCAGGTCCTCGCACTGGCCCCGCATACAGTACTGGTTGGAGCGACAATCCGAGTTGTCGTCACACGCGGATTGCCCGGGACGATCGTAGCCATCGTAGTCGTCGTGGACGAAGACACATCCAGCGAAGAAGCCCACGATGAGCGCGAGCATCGGGGGCAACAGCGACACCTTCTGGGAAGGAACGATCGACATGGGGGACTCCATCGGGGGCCAGCTCCGGGCGAATGGGGCGGAAGGCCACCGCTCATCTCGCAATAGGAGCAGAGATTCTACCCGACAGCAGGGCGATTCCGGGTGCCCCGCCATCTTCTGAACGCACGCGCTCCCACGTGCCAGCTACCGCTTCCCGAACCCGAACCCGAATGTCCAGGCCGGAACGACCGTGGCGACCACCCCCGCCCCCCACCCGTACAGCAGCTCGTCGAGCGGAACGCCGAGAAACCGGCCCGGGAGCAGGAGGCTCGGCCTCCAGGTGCGCTCGAAG
The nucleotide sequence above comes from Cystobacter fuscus DSM 2262. Encoded proteins:
- a CDS encoding ATP-binding domain-containing protein, which gives rise to MPRPHLPPRPAEVRQPFRSPLEVRLDPAQQRVVDLPRDRSVLLLGEAGFGKTTVALHRLVELQREAGPGFRGAVRVPTEGLSRLTRLMLERRGVEGIDVWTYAQWAASVARRVFKDLPRRESVDATSGGIRLKRHPALRGILEEFIQRHPSPVRDEDRPTSSCARASRVDLEHLFGDRSWMERVLSAMAGALPLTVAAEVTEHTRIQFLDPTEIEYAHVDRENLVTVDGQRIDAGTPMEDADSVDTEDYAVLFELERLRTRADGAKPGALAAYDCMVVDEAQEFAHLELALLRRGLRPGGTFIVSGDAAQQVDPTSFFGGWDAVLEELAVPTAERAVLEVSYRCPDDVTALARCLIDPERVALRAPPSITHCRRDNLFHLAVWLTRESRALLTEDPSASLAIICRSPEAARTFAHALQHGPPARLALAGQFEFRPGVTVTCVQELKGLEFDCVLIPDTTASTYPDTPESRRALYVAVTRATHRLGLGSAGAWSPLLTSAPR
- a CDS encoding ABC transporter ATP-binding protein — encoded protein: MQPVISVKNLSKTYASGFQALKSINLDIQSGEIFALLGPNGAGKTTLISVICGIVNPSGGTVLADGHDIVSDFRAARAKIGLVPQELSTDAFESVWATVNFSRGLFGKPPNPAYVEKVLRDLSLWDKKDSRIMTLSGGMKRRVLIAKALSHEPRILFLDEPTAGVDVELRHDMWEMVRGLRERGVTIILTTHYIEEAEKMADRIGVIHKGELILVEDKAVLMRKLGTKQLTLRLRSPLERIPEALAGLALELSADGSTLVYTFDTQKEEETGIATLLRRLGEHGIDFKDLHSSESSLEDIFVSLVRARS
- a CDS encoding plasmid pRiA4b ORF-3 family protein; protein product: MPSSRKSTPPGSIYVLHAQLEGIQPPIWRELHVQAGTSLLKLHAILQEAFGWTNSHLHQFETRSKIYGPRLPGDELGFFRPILDERKYLLSDLAPAARASFSYVYDMGDNWVHRIRVKKVQPAQARMRYPACTAGARAAPPEDCGGVPGYDNLLEALRNPGHEGREELLEWVGGSYDPEAFDLEATDKAIRAAR
- a CDS encoding BlaI/MecI/CopY family transcriptional regulator, translating into MSEPKLPRPTDAELAILQVMWERGPSTVREVHEALNKGDASTGYTTVLKLMQIMTEKGLVERDESQRAHVYRTRASQQKTQRQLVTDLLNRAFGGSPARLAMQALSTKKASAEELAELRQLLDTLEEEEKP
- a CDS encoding M56 family metallopeptidase, which codes for MSTLVWQSLGWALLHLLWQGTLVAVALAVALQVVDRRAASLRYLLACGALALMLVLPVLTGWHHVLTHPRTGSAPEAAALASPSEPRPLPSPAPAASGPEAAGDTGFAFMVERARSGVSGNLHALVLAWGLGVVLSSLRLLSGWLRLRQLVREAEPAPVEWQESLERLARHLGMTRPMRLLCSAEIDVPATLGWLRPVVLLPVTVLTGLSARQLEMVLAHELAHIRRHDFAVNLVQTLVETLLFYHPAVWWMSRVIRAERENCCDDIAVGTSGNAVSYARALTALESLRELPVSGPAMSALGGSLTARVRRLVGRPATRCASRWEAGALLLTLMSGLAVAAPLVALALPAAPPLQTRASPPLKVALAVAPAPAPAPAQPLAPGSVPIPVPQPSAPAESAGKPAPKAQAKEPLRLGLKEPLTVDQLVELKTAGVSMEQKRQWEALGYAPTVEELVQLGHANATPEYMKEMTDALGNKPTLGELAQMRFLGVSARKVKALAAAGHRALSVDQVKQAAALGMDEDFLQEMREAGQGSLTFDQLIQFRALGVKGKYMQALKELGYDKLSADELVQFKALDVSPGYLRGLREAGLDKLDPEAVVKLRALGVDASDLRKLRDEGLDKLSVDELIRLRSSGVDADFIRELRKEP
- a CDS encoding ABC transporter permease, translating into MNVYAIRAIYQFEMARTFRTLMQSIASPVLSTSLYFVVFGSAIGSRMGQIDGVSYGAFIIPGLLMLSLLSESISNASFGIYMPKWSGTIFELLSAPVSFVEVVIGYVGAAATKSIMLGVLILATARIFVPYEIAHPFWMVGFLVLTAVTFSMFGFIIGVWADGFEKLQIIPLLVVTPLTFLGGAFYSIHMLPPLWQKITLFNPVVYLISGFRWSFYGSSDVNVEVSLGMTLVFLSLCLGGVGWIFKTGYKLKS
- a CDS encoding DUF7107 domain-containing protein, with the protein product MSIVPSQKVSLLPPMLALIVGFFAGCVFVHDDYDGYDRPGQSACDDNSDCRSNQYCMRGQCEDLGAQAETCRSAGDCTRGDTCVNGVCNQSCSRNADCPNGGYCDGYYCQVTSRPDAGTRPTDGGTRPTDGGLPPVDGGSGCPRPPTDGGTGTPIDAGSAVCVRNADCPSGNYCINNACVRGCSVDSDCGAAQQCSAGLCRPRAEPSCTSASQCASGSDCVDGSCRVPCTSTTACATGSVCKVGYCQPSDSPGSGAECSVNCDCPSGERCVEGTCQL
- a CDS encoding DUF1579 domain-containing protein, with protein sequence MTKQSLEQSQAEGGLHHQLSKLVGEWEGVTRTWFEPDTLEDESVWRGTIRPVLGGRFVVHEYEGAFKGKPLAGMAIYGYHLDPERYEMAWVDSFHSGTSIMFSTGSRGGQGYAVQGSYAAPSGPPWGWRTEIHQPEPDRLLITHYNIPPEGQGPETKAVETEYRRRAPSR